A window of Pirellula sp. SH-Sr6A contains these coding sequences:
- a CDS encoding DUF3467 domain-containing protein, with protein MGGFEPKKEGQATEINQMVSGASGSDYGIILIFLLLDCSYPTFGFSMAFPPNSDDRPDPMENMPAVRARVPEHVARGELSTGVIVVTGGTEFVLDFVRNLPRPSCVVSRVVLPHLVMPQFIDALTTNIDLFRQRYGELPGSPSPIVQTPTTPQDDITPPVDPFEPNFSEDPLGLDDDNVDPSPKTAPKPEMNSNPGPGISAKGVGPLPSPLESNSIDVHAGTPTGGGAASPPPNPASSNQGPRRQNPQEVYDELKLRDEILSGAYANAVMIGHGPYEFSFDFITNFYPQSAVSSRVFMASGHVGRLLDSLKASWEQIRGRYGFPPKP; from the coding sequence GTGGGGGGATTCGAACCAAAAAAGGAGGGGCAAGCCACCGAGATTAACCAGATGGTGTCCGGTGCAAGCGGAAGCGATTATGGTATCATCCTGATCTTTCTCCTGCTGGATTGTTCCTATCCAACGTTTGGTTTTAGCATGGCGTTTCCACCGAATTCCGACGATCGACCCGACCCAATGGAAAATATGCCCGCCGTCCGAGCGCGCGTGCCCGAACATGTCGCCCGTGGGGAACTGAGCACCGGCGTTATCGTAGTGACCGGCGGAACGGAATTCGTGCTAGACTTTGTCCGCAATCTGCCGCGCCCCAGCTGCGTCGTTTCCCGGGTCGTGCTCCCCCATTTGGTGATGCCCCAATTCATCGATGCGCTGACCACAAACATCGATCTTTTTCGTCAACGCTACGGCGAACTGCCGGGTTCACCGAGCCCTATTGTTCAGACTCCCACAACGCCTCAAGACGATATCACACCTCCAGTCGATCCCTTCGAACCGAACTTTTCAGAAGATCCGCTCGGGCTAGATGACGACAATGTCGACCCGTCTCCCAAAACCGCTCCCAAACCAGAGATGAATTCAAATCCAGGCCCTGGCATAAGTGCCAAAGGGGTAGGACCGCTTCCATCACCGTTAGAATCCAATTCAATCGATGTCCATGCCGGCACCCCGACCGGTGGGGGGGCTGCGAGCCCTCCGCCAAATCCAGCTTCCTCAAACCAAGGCCCTCGTCGTCAAAATCCACAGGAAGTCTACGACGAACTGAAATTGCGAGACGAGATCTTGAGCGGCGCGTATGCCAATGCCGTCATGATCGGTCATGGCCCCTACGAGTTCAGCTTTGACTTCATCACGAACTTCTATCCACAGTCCGCAGTTAGCAGCCGCGTCTTCATGGCTTCCGGCCATGTGGGCAGATTGCTCGACTCTCTCAAGGCATCTTGGGAGCAGATCCGAGGTCGATACGGCTTTCCACCGAAGCCATAG
- a CDS encoding N,N-dimethylformamidase beta subunit family domain-containing protein — protein sequence MKNQSNKSDTFASHSVSSTRRHWLATAGACGLVSAGGSTSNATSVSTEEANPIVLENQQQGTLNWKLGKIRIDPSTKYRCPWVEGYASYASIQSGETLQLMISTATPTTVEVELFRLGYYQGLGGRSVGRYERVACRPQPMPSMGENRLMFCEWEPSLEIRVPETWTSGVYVAKLTEGTEGLQSYIIFVVRNPRRSDLIFQCSDHTWQAYNRWPSQYSLYDDGVNVWHWGDASRVSFARPYGKYCQILDAPLSLGSGEFFLWEFPFVFWLEQQGYDVQYVSNTDTHRDPQTPLRCRGFLSVGHDEYWTLEMYRHVQSAVEQGTSVGFFSGNAVCGRVEWEEATRSFRRTGVFGPPGGTREFDAMSSLIHERPYANELIGAHSTGPVTGGADWVCSAPQHWIYEGTGMQQGDRIPGLIGWEYHGDPASISGLEIVATGPTQSAPGVLNGGTYTATLYPGPKGNLVFNAATCWWADGLSAPPGYQSPSVYTSPQGVDSRVQRITKNILDRMLRSK from the coding sequence ATGAAGAATCAATCTAATAAATCGGACACGTTTGCATCGCATTCGGTTTCCTCCACTCGCAGACATTGGCTCGCGACGGCAGGTGCCTGCGGGTTGGTTTCCGCGGGCGGTTCCACCTCGAACGCCACTTCGGTTTCCACCGAGGAAGCCAATCCGATCGTTCTTGAAAACCAACAACAGGGAACGTTGAATTGGAAGCTGGGAAAGATTCGCATCGATCCCTCAACCAAGTATCGATGTCCTTGGGTGGAAGGCTACGCGTCGTACGCGAGCATTCAATCGGGCGAGACATTGCAATTGATGATCAGCACCGCGACTCCTACGACCGTCGAAGTTGAGTTGTTTCGTTTGGGATACTACCAAGGCTTAGGGGGCCGGAGCGTAGGACGGTATGAACGCGTTGCGTGCAGACCGCAACCCATGCCATCGATGGGAGAGAATCGTTTGATGTTCTGCGAATGGGAGCCTTCGCTGGAGATTCGCGTCCCGGAAACATGGACCAGTGGCGTGTATGTTGCGAAGCTGACGGAAGGAACGGAGGGATTGCAGAGCTACATTATCTTTGTCGTTCGAAATCCACGGCGATCCGATTTGATCTTTCAATGCAGCGATCACACATGGCAGGCCTATAATCGTTGGCCATCGCAGTACTCCCTCTACGATGACGGGGTCAATGTTTGGCACTGGGGGGATGCGTCGCGCGTTAGTTTCGCGCGGCCATATGGAAAGTACTGCCAAATTCTCGATGCCCCCCTTTCCTTGGGATCGGGGGAGTTTTTTCTGTGGGAATTCCCCTTCGTGTTTTGGTTGGAACAGCAGGGGTATGACGTGCAGTATGTCTCGAACACCGATACCCACCGCGATCCTCAGACTCCACTTCGCTGTCGCGGGTTCTTAAGCGTCGGACATGACGAGTACTGGACCCTCGAAATGTATCGTCACGTTCAATCGGCCGTCGAGCAAGGAACGAGTGTTGGTTTCTTTAGTGGAAACGCGGTCTGCGGAAGAGTGGAATGGGAGGAAGCGACTCGTTCGTTTCGTCGGACAGGAGTATTTGGGCCGCCGGGGGGGACTCGCGAGTTTGACGCGATGTCCAGCTTGATACACGAAAGACCTTACGCCAACGAACTGATCGGGGCGCATAGTACAGGTCCAGTTACTGGGGGAGCGGACTGGGTCTGTTCCGCCCCCCAGCACTGGATCTATGAAGGGACAGGGATGCAACAAGGCGATCGCATCCCTGGATTGATCGGTTGGGAGTACCATGGCGACCCCGCATCGATCTCTGGGTTGGAGATCGTTGCGACGGGGCCTACGCAGTCGGCTCCTGGCGTCCTGAATGGCGGAACCTACACCGCCACGCTTTATCCTGGGCCCAAAGGAAACTTGGTGTTCAATGCAGCCACATGCTGGTGGGCCGACGGGCTCAGCGCTCCACCCGGTTACCAAAGCCCGAGTGTTTATACTTCACCTCAAGGAGTCGACTCGCGAGTGCAACGGATCACCAAGAACATACTCGATCGCATGTTGCGTTCCAAATAA
- a CDS encoding MFS transporter encodes MGWIAAKDGDKPAGKLSKQVVLICLFLLFASAINYMDRQTLASVATRITTELQLTEKQYGAVEASFGWGFALGSLVFGFLVDSLPIRFMYPMAILLWSAVGFLTGYVRGYDDLLICRGLLGFFEAAHWPCGLKTTQALLTSRGRGLGNSVLQSGTSIGAFATPLLMLWLLTPTPGSWRIGFQAIGAAGVVWIAAWFALVRDSDLRSTGNLEPVMGKPRAWWREVFCWKLFVLLLVLLAINTTWQILRAWLPKVLQQQIGYSETETLVFTSAWYLVTDIGCIGAGAMAFALASRGWSIKGSRTATVAVCSLACALVACVPWIPKGPLLLAVLLVAGAGALGLFPMYYAFSQDISRSHQGKVTGITGILAWAFSGVAQMAFGSSADATQSFSTGLIVVGLLPLFATLSLVFFWPGDRHESNVESP; translated from the coding sequence ATGGGATGGATAGCCGCGAAAGATGGCGATAAACCGGCGGGAAAGCTTTCCAAACAAGTTGTCTTGATCTGTTTGTTTTTGTTGTTCGCATCGGCGATCAACTACATGGATCGACAAACCCTCGCATCGGTTGCGACGCGCATCACGACAGAACTCCAATTGACCGAAAAGCAGTACGGTGCGGTCGAAGCTAGCTTTGGCTGGGGATTCGCCCTGGGATCCCTTGTTTTCGGTTTCCTCGTCGATAGCTTGCCTATCCGATTTATGTACCCGATGGCCATTCTGCTTTGGTCCGCCGTCGGATTCCTTACTGGCTATGTTCGAGGCTACGACGATCTGTTGATTTGCCGTGGGTTGCTTGGGTTTTTCGAAGCCGCTCACTGGCCGTGTGGGCTCAAGACAACTCAGGCCCTTCTCACCTCGCGCGGTCGAGGTCTGGGGAACAGCGTACTGCAAAGCGGTACTTCGATCGGAGCATTCGCGACTCCGTTGCTTATGCTTTGGCTTTTAACGCCCACGCCAGGTAGCTGGCGTATCGGGTTTCAAGCGATCGGGGCTGCGGGAGTGGTCTGGATTGCAGCTTGGTTTGCTCTCGTTCGAGATTCCGATTTGCGATCTACGGGAAACCTGGAGCCCGTTATGGGTAAGCCTCGCGCTTGGTGGAGAGAGGTCTTCTGCTGGAAGCTGTTCGTACTCCTGCTGGTACTCCTTGCCATCAATACGACGTGGCAAATCCTGCGGGCGTGGCTTCCAAAGGTGCTGCAACAGCAGATTGGTTACAGTGAGACCGAGACTCTCGTCTTCACTTCTGCTTGGTACCTGGTGACCGATATCGGATGTATCGGAGCTGGAGCGATGGCCTTTGCTTTGGCGAGTCGCGGTTGGAGTATCAAGGGATCGCGCACTGCGACGGTAGCCGTTTGCTCGCTCGCGTGCGCCCTCGTTGCCTGTGTTCCCTGGATTCCAAAAGGACCGCTGCTCTTAGCGGTTTTGCTGGTCGCGGGAGCAGGAGCCCTCGGCCTCTTCCCCATGTACTACGCGTTTTCGCAAGACATTTCGAGGAGTCATCAAGGCAAAGTGACCGGCATTACCGGCATTCTTGCGTGGGCATTCTCGGGTGTTGCGCAAATGGCGTTTGGTAGCTCCGCCGATGCAACCCAAAGCTTCAGCACCGGATTGATCGTAGTAGGACTCTTACCACTCTTTGCAACTTTGAGTTTAGTTTTCTTTTGGCCGGGAGACCGTCATGAATCCAATGTGGAATCGCCGTGA
- a CDS encoding creatininase family protein, which translates to MLFANQSWPSLEKVSRDTPIVLPVAAIEQHGHHLPVGTDTMLLTAIVHRIEQSLSEKVLIAPVQWLGNSHHHLDFGGTLSAEPRNYLDMLRSLVQNVVMAGFRRIVIINGHGGNDVPAKQALFEIRQDLRTRSDLLLLMTTYWSLGSEPWVDLPDIHQRDMGHACEWETSMILALHPELVGDYQSAAPVDPGNAFRPGYRAWTTPDRSKPGHIGWPHLATREKGEHLLQCFSRDVVQWLERVIDWDGQSWDG; encoded by the coding sequence ATGCTTTTTGCGAATCAGTCTTGGCCTTCCCTGGAGAAGGTATCTCGCGACACACCGATTGTCTTGCCGGTCGCCGCCATCGAACAGCATGGTCATCACTTGCCCGTCGGCACCGACACGATGCTTTTGACCGCGATCGTCCATCGAATCGAACAGTCACTCTCGGAAAAAGTTCTCATCGCACCCGTTCAATGGCTCGGAAACTCCCACCATCATTTGGATTTTGGGGGCACCCTTTCGGCCGAACCTCGCAACTATCTCGACATGTTGCGATCGTTGGTACAGAACGTGGTCATGGCGGGGTTCCGACGTATCGTCATCATCAATGGGCACGGCGGAAACGATGTTCCTGCGAAACAAGCGTTGTTCGAGATTCGACAGGATTTGCGAACTCGCAGCGACCTCCTGTTGCTGATGACGACCTATTGGTCTCTCGGTTCAGAACCTTGGGTCGATCTTCCTGATATTCATCAGCGCGACATGGGTCACGCCTGCGAATGGGAAACATCGATGATTCTCGCGTTGCATCCCGAGTTGGTAGGAGATTACCAATCGGCTGCACCGGTGGATCCAGGAAACGCATTTCGCCCTGGCTATCGCGCTTGGACGACCCCCGATCGAAGCAAACCGGGGCACATCGGCTGGCCCCATCTCGCAACGCGAGAAAAGGGTGAGCATTTATTGCAATGCTTTAGCCGCGATGTCGTGCAATGGCTTGAACGCGTGATCGATTGGGATGGTCAATCATGGGATGGATAG
- a CDS encoding prenyltransferase/squalene oxidase repeat-containing protein, which yields MIPIHPTAALPLAAIGDISTSRWWAIVLGCLFALVALTLLIASWTRWGQTKSLTKCIALAFLAHVWLLMYAYGTRIITPGAGGGFGGGAYRPGVVQMTIEANAASTPPPPSSELQSVDETASSSDELPTQSPIDASDQEPEIRPWEAPLATAESDLSPYSVADLPLPEIPTPEPVPASSIENPTLVAALPLVEPDTAALAEFLSEQAAAPALNEPPDEGGILPPSRLPNQVSPTLSSVPPAGLAVAPRAHATSSPPSSASQSSYQNRFAPNRMDIVRAGGGDENTEAAVQNALEWLARSQGPDGGWNAAEYGGGNPIMIGRAGPDGEIRQNAGVRANTAMTGLAILAFLGAGHHHLDGPYAPTVHAGLRYLLGQQLPSGDMSGRDQVGREDAVRFARMYSHGMASLAVAEAYAITQDPQLLPATRLACQYSIRAMNPRSGGWRYEYPTEDPGDTSQFGWQAMLLHSATQANAYDIGADTRSKMLRFLDSVSVGQDGGLATYRPRMGNFSNAEQATPSMTAEAMASRLLLGYPIRPGAAHEAQRLLLANPPGRGQDNFYYWYYATLAMYQSRSTSTNQMDAAIFESAWKSWNDALKFRLCTTQIADGPAKGSWNPSCVWGAYGGRVYTTALGCLSLEVYYRYLPIYRSQIASQPWNPDTTLRK from the coding sequence CGCTCCTCATCGCGTCTTGGACCCGATGGGGGCAAACCAAATCGCTGACCAAGTGCATTGCTCTGGCATTCCTCGCTCACGTATGGCTATTGATGTACGCATACGGAACGCGAATCATCACCCCAGGTGCAGGGGGTGGTTTCGGTGGTGGTGCGTATCGACCCGGTGTGGTTCAAATGACTATCGAAGCCAACGCCGCTTCCACCCCACCTCCCCCTTCGTCTGAATTACAAAGCGTCGACGAGACCGCTTCGTCCTCCGACGAATTGCCAACCCAGAGTCCCATCGACGCGTCGGATCAAGAACCTGAGATTCGCCCCTGGGAAGCTCCCCTGGCAACCGCCGAGTCGGATCTGTCCCCCTATTCAGTGGCCGACCTTCCACTGCCGGAAATCCCTACCCCAGAACCGGTTCCCGCCTCTTCTATCGAGAACCCGACTCTCGTAGCAGCCCTTCCGCTCGTGGAACCGGACACCGCAGCGCTCGCGGAATTCTTGTCCGAACAGGCTGCTGCACCTGCGTTGAACGAACCTCCAGACGAAGGCGGAATCCTACCACCTTCCCGATTGCCCAATCAGGTCTCGCCCACCCTTTCATCCGTACCTCCTGCCGGTCTTGCAGTCGCTCCGCGGGCGCACGCGACTTCTTCGCCCCCCTCCTCGGCGAGTCAGTCATCCTATCAAAACCGATTCGCTCCAAATCGGATGGATATCGTGCGTGCAGGTGGAGGGGATGAGAACACGGAAGCGGCGGTTCAGAACGCTTTGGAATGGTTGGCGCGCTCGCAAGGCCCTGACGGGGGATGGAATGCAGCGGAGTATGGAGGGGGCAATCCCATCATGATCGGTCGTGCCGGACCGGATGGTGAGATCCGGCAAAATGCCGGTGTTCGCGCCAACACCGCCATGACAGGGCTTGCGATCCTCGCATTCCTGGGGGCCGGGCATCACCATCTCGATGGCCCCTATGCGCCGACAGTTCACGCAGGACTTCGGTACCTTCTCGGTCAACAGCTTCCCTCCGGGGATATGTCCGGGAGGGATCAAGTAGGGCGCGAGGACGCGGTTCGATTTGCTCGTATGTACAGTCATGGGATGGCATCACTCGCCGTGGCCGAGGCCTACGCGATCACTCAAGATCCGCAATTGCTACCTGCTACCCGGTTAGCGTGCCAATACTCGATTCGAGCCATGAATCCTCGATCAGGAGGATGGCGGTACGAATATCCGACGGAGGATCCGGGGGACACCAGTCAGTTCGGATGGCAAGCCATGTTGCTTCACAGCGCCACCCAAGCCAACGCATATGACATCGGGGCCGATACTCGATCGAAAATGCTTCGCTTTCTCGATTCTGTGTCGGTGGGCCAAGACGGTGGTCTTGCCACCTACCGACCTCGTATGGGGAATTTCTCGAATGCCGAACAAGCGACCCCATCCATGACCGCCGAAGCGATGGCCTCACGCTTATTGCTGGGTTATCCCATTCGTCCCGGCGCAGCACACGAAGCACAGCGACTCCTACTGGCCAATCCGCCGGGCCGTGGGCAAGACAATTTCTACTATTGGTACTACGCCACGCTAGCGATGTATCAATCGCGATCGACATCCACGAATCAAATGGATGCTGCCATCTTCGAGTCCGCTTGGAAGAGTTGGAACGATGCGCTCAAGTTCCGTTTGTGCACCACGCAAATTGCAGACGGCCCCGCGAAAGGTTCTTGGAATCCAAGCTGTGTTTGGGGTGCATATGGGGGGCGAGTTTACACCACCGCCTTGGGTTGCCTCAGCTTGGAAGTCTACTACCGCTACCTTCCTATCTACCGCAGTCAGATCGCCAGTCAGCCCTGGAATCCCGACACAACGCTTCGCAAGTGA